The sequence TTTTGGCCAGTTTTCTACCGGCTATGTCTGTCCATTTTTTGACCGGCGTTAATAAACAGTATCCATCCGGAAATGATTTCCCGGTATAAACCGGGTTCCCATCCGGAAATGAGGATGTTTCTATCCGGAGACGAAGGAAGGTTCGCGTGATATTCAGGAGGAAACAGTGGGCACGATGTCGTCGAGCTTGTCGAGGAGCCGCAGAAAGGCCCATGCGGCGGGGGACAGGTGCTTTTTGTGGAAGTACCCTATGCCGAACTCCACCTTGGGGGAGCCCTCGAGGATGGTGACGGCGGTCAAACGCTCCCGGGCGAGATCCTCCGCTACCGCATAGCGCTCGAGGAAGCACAGCCCCGTGTCCTGGCGGATGAGCTCCTTCACGAGGCCGATGCTGCCCGACTCCATGACGACGTTCGGCGAGATCTTGTAGCGTTGAAGGTATTCGAGGGTCACGTCCCTCACGGCGGAACCCTCCTTCGGCAGGATGAGGGGGAGCCGGTCGAGGAGCGTGACGGAGATCTCGCGTCCGGGCAGGTGGCGGCTGTGTGGAGCGGCCAGGAGGAGAATCTCTTCGTTCCGCAGCACCTTCATCTTCAGCCGCCGGTCGTCCGGCCGGTTGCGGATGAGGGCGAGATCGTTCCGACTGGTGAGGAGGTTCCGGACCATCTCCATGTTCGTGCCTTGGTCCACGATGATCCGGATGCCCGGGTGGGTCTCCTTGAACCGGGCGATCAGCCGGGGCATGATGTACTTGGCGGGCGTCTGGGGGCACCCGATCCGCAGCTCTCCGAGCTTGCCGATCGAGATGTCTTCGAGATAGTTCTCCATCTCCGTAATCTTCTCGAAAACCGCCTCGCTCTCGCGGAAGACATCCCGGCCGATGTCGGTCAGCTCGATGGTGTTGCCGCTGCGATAGAGGAGTTTCATCCCGATGGTCTCTTCGAGTTGTCGGACCTGCTTGGAGATGGCGGGAGGCGTGACCATCAGGACCTCCGCAGCCTTGGTGATGCTGTTCTGCTTGGCTGCTGTATAAAAGGCCCTCAGCTGGTTCATGTTCAAAATCATGTTGGTGACCCCGAATCGGACCAGAAAGGCGGCGTGCAATTGGAGATGGGCCGGATGTGTTGATGGTATGAACAATAGGTTCATATCAGCTAACTATTTTTAGTTTGCCTTGTCAAATCCTTTTTCTTAAGGTTGTTTCAAACGGGATAAGATACAGCGATAGACAGCGTAAATGCGCCATGAGCAAAAACGGTCAGCTTTATCATGGAGGAAAGAGGCGTTTCGCTTGGAGAATATGAGCGATTGAGTTGTAGATTCAACGTGTTCTTTGAAGAAAAACCCCGCGCTTGAGGCTGGATTGCCATTCCGGCTTCAAAACGGGGATGCCCGTTCAGCAACCAGAACCAGAGCCCTCTTTGCACAGGAGGGATTGGAGGGGTTGCCATGATGAATGACATCGCCGTAGCCGTTTCGAGTGCTACCGGTGTCGTCTGCAGCGCAGATCTTCCACGGCATACCGCCGGAAAGAGCGCTGAACCCTGCCTGACTATTTTTCTTTCAAGTTTAGCCGATAAGGGAATCAAACCCTGCCACCCGGCGGATGATTGTCCCGAAGCGGAATTTCCAGCCCATCTCCACGCGAGGCCGCGGGGCCGCCCTTTGGGCGACCTGACGGTCTTCTCCGCGCAAACCCGGGAGCTTCCTGGCCCCGGCACACCTTATTCCAAATTCCAATGGAGCTTTGATTTGCCTTTGCGTGCGGGCGCTCGCTGTACGCAGGGCCTGCAGTGTTGTCTAAGACCGAAGGGAACGTTGCGGCGGTCGAAGGCCAGGAGCGTTCCCGGGTTCAGGATTCGGTAACGCCTGAGAAGTGTATCCGGTTTTTGTCTGGAAGGAATGTTCCGGCGGGAGCAGGTTTCTCGACCCGTGTGCGAGGAGATTGTCTTCTGCGGCTGGGTCCGACCGGGCGCATCCGTCGGCGGCGGGCCGCGTTTCGGCAAAGGTCAGGGAAACCATAGGCCGGTGCGCAGATCAGCCACCGCTCATGCCGGAGAGGTTTTTCCGGTCATCACGAGGCCGGGGGAAAACCAGGGGCGGATCCGCGCCTTTGAGCCATGGCGGGGATCGAGAAGGAAACAGCACCATTCATCCAGAAAAGGGGAGGACATCATGGCAGCCCAATTTCCGTTTGCAGAAGAGATTCAATTGCCGGCCGAAATGAAGGGATGGGAAAAGATGTATGCACCTCAGCGCCTCTTCAGCAAGGACCGGGAGGATTGGGAGAAGCGGCACTTCTGGTATCACGACAAGATCCACGCTGCCGATCCGCTTTACCCGCTGGACGACATCTTCCAGGAGGCCTGGCAGATCGCGCTTTCGCAGTACACCACACGGGTTTTCTGCATCCCTCCGGCGCAGGGAGTCGCCCAACGGATCCTGGGCTGCTACATGTATATCGGTGCCGTCGAGTCGCCTCCTGCGAACGTCATCGAGAAAAAGGGCGAACTCTTCGGGCAGAGGGTCCCTTACACATTCGAGCATTATTCGAGTCAATGGGACGAGTGGCTCAGGAAATTCCAGAAACTGGGCCGTGACATGGAGTCCATTCAAATCCCGGAAGAGCTGTACACCTTCGTGCCCGAGGAGGACGTCATTCCGACGCCCAAGGGGTATACCGAAGCCAACCTGCTGATGGAAAACTTCAACGATATCATCAACCTCATCTTCAGGGGCTGGCAGTATCACTTCCAGTATCTCAACCTGGCCTACCTGGCCTATCTGATGTTCGTGGACACGGCGAAGAAGCTCTTTCCCGGGATCAAGGACGGCACGATGGGGAAGATGGTTGCGGGCGCGGATGTGTCCATGTTTCGTCCCGAGGAGGAGCTCTGCAGGTTGAGCCGGCTCGCAATGAATCATGGCTCTGTCGCAGAGGTCCTGAAACGGAAAGGCTCGGCCGAAGAGAAGATGAGCAGCCTCAGCGGCACACCTCAGGGACGGGCATGGCTCGAGGCGTTGGACCAGGTCAAGAACCCCTGGTTCTATGTCTCGAACGGAAGCGGGTGGTTTCATTACGAGGGAAGTTGGATCAATACGATGGATCTCCCTTTCAGCTATATACAGAGCTATGTCGAACGGCTCGAGCAGGGCGAGCAGATCGAGCGTAGACTCGAGAGCATCACCGAGGAGAGCAACCGGATCGTATCGGAGTATCAATCGCTCATCCGTTCTGAGGCCGACCGGAAGACCTTCGATGATGCCTATAGGGTCGTCAAATCCATTTACC comes from Desulfatiglans anilini DSM 4660 and encodes:
- a CDS encoding PEP-utilizing enzyme — protein: MAAQFPFAEEIQLPAEMKGWEKMYAPQRLFSKDREDWEKRHFWYHDKIHAADPLYPLDDIFQEAWQIALSQYTTRVFCIPPAQGVAQRILGCYMYIGAVESPPANVIEKKGELFGQRVPYTFEHYSSQWDEWLRKFQKLGRDMESIQIPEELYTFVPEEDVIPTPKGYTEANLLMENFNDIINLIFRGWQYHFQYLNLAYLAYLMFVDTAKKLFPGIKDGTMGKMVAGADVSMFRPEEELCRLSRLAMNHGSVAEVLKRKGSAEEKMSSLSGTPQGRAWLEALDQVKNPWFYVSNGSGWFHYEGSWINTMDLPFSYIQSYVERLEQGEQIERRLESITEESNRIVSEYQSLIRSEADRKTFDDAYRVVKSIYRYTEDHLFWVEHWLHTIWFEKIAQFGRILTRHGVLSNPDDIYLFNRFEVPMLLEDLATAWALGHGVPTRGPFWIEKAGKRKRILEAALKWNPPPAIGIPPEEIAEPFTLMLWGVTTDTVQEWLKGTGVEVEHLDEMTGFPASAGVAEGPARVLKLLSDVAKLEPGEIMVAPTTNPSWAPVFTKIKAAVTDIGGLTSHAAIVSREYGLPSVTGTGVATSVIKTGDILRVDGSTGRVTIVERA
- a CDS encoding LysR family transcriptional regulator, coding for MILNMNQLRAFYTAAKQNSITKAAEVLMVTPPAISKQVRQLEETIGMKLLYRSGNTIELTDIGRDVFRESEAVFEKITEMENYLEDISIGKLGELRIGCPQTPAKYIMPRLIARFKETHPGIRIIVDQGTNMEMVRNLLTSRNDLALIRNRPDDRRLKMKVLRNEEILLLAAPHSRHLPGREISVTLLDRLPLILPKEGSAVRDVTLEYLQRYKISPNVVMESGSIGLVKELIRQDTGLCFLERYAVAEDLARERLTAVTILEGSPKVEFGIGYFHKKHLSPAAWAFLRLLDKLDDIVPTVSS